The Osmerus eperlanus chromosome 15, fOsmEpe2.1, whole genome shotgun sequence genome includes a window with the following:
- the dnajb6b gene encoding LOW QUALITY PROTEIN: dnaJ homolog subfamily B member 6b (The sequence of the model RefSeq protein was modified relative to this genomic sequence to represent the inferred CDS: deleted 1 base in 1 codon) — MVEYYHILGVHRNASQEDIKKAYRKLALKWHPDKNPDNKEDAERKFKELSEAYEVLSDENKRDLYDRYGKEGLAGNGGGGGHYHNGDHFGGEFTFRNPEDVFREFFGGRDPFANFFDDPFDDFFGGGRSHQRGVSRSRTGGPFFHGFGGFPPFGAGFSAPGFSPFGQMGGGGFASFSSSSFEGGGGGGGGMGNFRSVSSSTKFINGRKITTKRIVENGQERVEVEEDGEMKSLTINGKEQMLRLDNK; from the exons CTACAGGAAACTTGCGCTCAAGTGGCACCCAGACAAGAACCCAGACAACAAGGAGGACGCAGAGAGGAAGTTTAAAGAGCTGTCAGAGGCCTACGAGGTGTTGTCAGACG aAAACAAGAGGGACCTGTATGACCGGTATGGTAAAGAAGGGTTAGCTggaaatggaggaggag GAGGACATTATCACAACGGAGACCACTTTGGCGGCGAGTTCACATTCCGTAACCCAGAGGATGTGTTCAGGGAATTCTTCGGTGGTCGAGATCCATTTGCAAATTTCTTTG ATGATCCTTTCGATGACTTCTTTGGTGGTGGGCGCAGTCATCAGCGGGGGGTGAGCCGGAGTCGAACTGGGGGTCCTTTCTTCCATGGGTTTGGGGGATTCCCACCTTTCGGGGCCGGCTTCTCAG CGCCAGGTTTCTCTCCCTTCGGGCAGATGGGCGGCGGCGGCTtcgcctccttctcttcctcgtccttc gagggggggggaggggggggaggggggatgggcaaCTTCCGCTCCGTGTCCTCCTCCACCAAGTTCATCAACGGCCGAAAGATCACCACAAAACG gattgTGGAGAATGgccaggagagggtggaggtagaaGAGGATGGTGAGATGAAGTCTCTAACCATCAATGGTAAGGAACAGATGCTAAGACTGGATAACAAGTGA